ACGGAGCGAGAATTCAAGGATTTCATGGCCGAGGTCTGCACTCCGGTGGCGGTGGTCACGGCGATGGCGGACGGCCGGCCCCACGGCACGACGGTCGGCTCGCTCGCCTCGCTGTCGCTGCGTCCGCCGATGGTGACCATCGCGCTCGACCACCGCTCCGCGCTGCTGTCGAGCGTCCGGCGCGCCGGGCGGTTCGGCGTGAACCTGCTCGGGGCCGGGCAGGCCGGCCTCGCGAGGACGTTCGCCGCCCCGGTCCCCGACCGGTTCGCCGA
This genomic window from Streptomyces thermolilacinus SPC6 contains:
- a CDS encoding flavin reductase family protein → MVTEREFKDFMAEVCTPVAVVTAMADGRPHGTTVGSLASLSLRPPMVTIALDHRSALLSSVRRAGRFGVNLLGAGQAGLARTFAAPVPDRFAEAAWYPDEGLPRLREAPGWLVCVPQRLIPGGDHVLLLSLVTRVGGTRAAAPLVYGRRTFGTHSAFTPRPGASITDQIAAFAR